A stretch of the Vigna radiata var. radiata cultivar VC1973A chromosome 7, Vradiata_ver6, whole genome shotgun sequence genome encodes the following:
- the LOC106768858 gene encoding serine/threonine-protein phosphatase PP1 encodes MDENLLDDIIRRLVAAKNGRATKQVQLTEAEIRQLCASSKEIFLSQPNLLELEAPIKICGDVHGQYSDLLRLFEYGGYPPEANYLFLGDYVDRGKQSIETICLLLAYKVKYKENFFLLRGNHECASINRIYGFYDECKRRFNVRIWKTFTECFNCLPVAALIDEKILCMHGGLSPDLKHLDQIRNLARPIDVPDHGLLCDLLWADPDKDLDGWGENDRGVSFTFGADKVVEFLEQHDLDLICRAHQVVEDGYEFFAKRQLVTIFSAPNYCGEFDNAGAMMSVDDTLTCSFQILKSSEKKVKGGFGNNTSRPGTPPHKGGKN; translated from the exons ATGGACGAGAATTTGCTCGACGATATTATCCGCCGGCTCGTTGCGGCAAAGAACGGTAGAGCCACGAAGCAGGTGCAGCTTACGGAGGCGGAGATTCGACAACTCTGCGCTTCCTCTAAAGAGATCTTTCTCAGTCAACCCAATCTTCTCGAACTCGAGGCTCCAATTAAGATTTGTG GAGATGTTCATGGCCAATACTCAGACCTTTTAAGGCTGTTTGAATACGGGGGATACCCACCAGAagcaaattatttatttcttggaGATTATGTTGATCGTGGTAAGCAAAGCATAGAGACAATATGCTTACTCCTTGCATACAAGGTCAAATACAAGGAGAATTTCTTTCTTCTCAGGGGTAACCATGAGTGTGCCTCCATCAACCGAATATATGGTTTCTATGATGAGTGTAAGAGGAGATTTAATGTTCGCATCTGGAAGACATTTACTGAATGCTTTAATTGTCTACCTGTTGCTGCTCTGATAGACGAGAAGATTCTTTGCATGCATGGTGGACTATCACCTGATCTTAAACATTTGGATCAGATACGGAATCTTGCTCGTCCTATCGATGTGCCAGATCACGGTCTTCTCTGTGATCTTCTATGGGCTGATCCTGATAAAGATCTTGATGGGTGGGGAGAAAATGATCGAGGTGTGTCATTTACATTTGGGGCTGATAAGGTTGTTGAATTTCTTGAACAGCATGATCTTGATCTAATTTGCAGAGCTCACCAG GTTGTAGAGGATGGATATGAGTTTTTTGCCAAGCGTCAGTTGGTGACTATATTCTCCGCCCCTAATTACTGTGGTGAATTTGATAATGCTGGTGCTATGATGAGTGTGGATGACACCTTAACATGCTCTTTTCAAATACTTAAATCTTCTGAAAAGAAAGTGAAAGGTGGATTTGGCAACAACACATCAAGACCGGGAACTCCACCTCATAAG GGTGGGAAGAATTAA